The region CTGAGCCCCAATGTCGCCACCCCCGGCGAATCGTTtccccagcatcaaccccagcctcaGAACCCCGACCGCTCTGTCAACTTGCTGAACCTGCTGAAGTTCAACCAACAGGGTGCTGGCTCTCCTCAGCAGGCGgcgcctgcagctgcagaacAACCTGTTCATACACACCCGTCGGCTCCCGTCCCAGAGGATGCTTCGAGGTCCCACGCGAGGAACATATCTGCGTCTGACCTGGTAGCTACTCTTTTTGGTAGACAGGGCCAAGCTGTTACTGCTAACCCGGGCCAGCAAGCGGATCAACCCGCTGTCGAAAGCCCTTCCTCGGCTGCTAACAACCCCGAGAAACCACAAGATATGTTACTGCGCCTGCTCAACCGGCCCAGGTCAGGTCAGGAATTGTCTGATTCTGCTGTCCAGTCTCCTGGTTCTATCGCATCTCAAAATAATACGTTCTTGGAGCCTGGATTGGGACGTTCGACACCGCCCACGCAAGGTGCCGTGGAACAGACGGGTTTTGCTTCTGTGAGATCGGATAACCCAACGCCACCGGGCAACGAAACGGTCTTCGCGTACGTTAATCCGTTTGAACAGCTAGCGGCTGTTTCGCGGAACCGAACCCCCCAGCCTAATCTTCAAGATGAGAGCCCGGTTGTTGAGATTTCGAAAGACGAGAAAGTGAACGTGACTACTGAGCTGCAGCCTCAGCCCGCCCCACAAACCGGTGAAAACGCGCGCCCCAACCCTCCTAGTTTGGATGGACACCAAAAGGAAGCTGTTACAAATGTGGTTGACAGGCTCGTAGAACAGATTACTCGGGACGTCGATGAGTCTTACGAGAAGTTGACTCAGGTGAATGGTTCTTCAGAACCAGCGCTGCAGGAAGATAGCGTTAAAACTACTGTGATGACCACTGAGACTACTATTCACGATTCCAATGGTGAGGCGGAAGTCGTGAAAGAAACTACAGAGGAAGTTGCTGCTACCACAGGAGTGAAAGAGAATTCCAATGGCGGCGGGGAGGCGTTGGCGGACAGTTGGGAGAGTGCCGAGGACAGTGCTGAAAAGGACGAAGATCGCGTCGTTCCCGTACACAACTTCCCCCTGAGGCCATTCATATCCATCGTTGTCAAGCCGTATGCTGGAAAGCTCCCGGCTTTGCGCGACGATGGGATCATGGATATTGCCCGATTGAAGAAAGACTTCGATCAGCTCGACCGTTCGTTGACCTCTGCTACTCCGGACTATATTGTCTACGCGCTTGCCAAGAACGGAGGAATGAGAATTATTCGCCAAGACGATGGGAGTGACAAGCAGGTGCTCCGCTCCACTCGTGATCGTGTGTTTAATGTTGCGGTATGCACATCGCAGTCTGCTGGCGGGTCTTCCGAAGACCAAGCCGTTCTAGGAATTGGTGTTAGTGGCGCTGTATACTGGGTTTTGATTTCTCGAGAAGATAAAGATCTTTTTGAGCAGGATGCTTTGGAGAGTGAAAGTCTTATCTTCCCACCGTTCCCCGCTTCTGACGAGAACACCTCCGGTGGCCAGCTGAAAACGCGGGCTAAACGGAGCTCTCAGCACCCTGGGTTCTTTGCGATTGGGCGAGGCAAGAATATCTATGTGATTTCTCCACAAGCTGCTGCAAGCCCTACTTACGGCGTCTCGGGCAACAACCGAACTGTGAATACTGAAAAGTTTTTCAAGGAGCGCGCTTTGAAGATCTCAACCGGAAAGGCCGGGAAGGACTTCGTGTTTAGTGCGGATGATACCGTCATTGCTTCGCTTGATAAGACCGGTCGCCTTCGTTTCTGGGATATCCGCGAAGTGGTAAACAACCCAGATGCCAGTATCAATGCTTCTGAGATCCGCATCCCGTTGAGCACTTTTGTGACTGGCTCTCCTACCGAGAAGTCGTGGCCAACATCTGTCCTTTTCATGGACAAGTTGCGCCCTTATGTGAAGTCGATGGCGCTCCGTTATGTTCTTGTTGGATTGAAGCAGAATCACACCTTGCAGCTCTGGGATATTGGGCTAGGCAAGGCAGTGCAGGAGCTTAAATTCCCGCACGATAACGAATCCGACGCCATCTGCAGTGTTGCGTATCACGCACCGTCTGGAATTCTTGTTGTCGGACACCCCACTCGGAACTCTATATACTTTGTTCATTTGTCGGCCCCGAAGTACAACTTACAGTCCATGTCACAGGCGTCATTTATCAAGCGTGCGGCAGAGAAAGACAACACCCTTCCCAAGCCGGAATCAACCGCATGTCTCAGCGGAATCCGTGAGATATCTTTTGCATCAAAGGGCCAACTTCGCAGCCTGGACCTTCTGCCGATCACAAAGGCAGCCGGCGAGGAAAGCGGCCTCTTTGAACTTTACGTAATGCACTCTCGTGGCGTGACATGCTTGAAcatgaagaaagaagaccTCGGCTGGAGCCAAGACAACAGAATTGTTCGCCCTGTTAATGCTCTTGGCGAGGGCCTGATTGAGATTTCTGATCTTCAATCTTTCCCAACCTACGTTGCAGATGATTTTTCTGTAAACGGTGATTCCACCGGTACTCCCACAAGGGTGGCACCAAAGGAATTCGTGAAGGCTACACCGGAGCCCACCGCTGAGGATAgcgccagtgccagtgctgGACCCAGTGCTCAACGCACACAATCCCCAACAAAGGCCGCGCCCAAGAAAAAGCAGGTTGATGAGCCTGTAGAAGCAGCGTCTACGGGCCCGTCAGAAAAACctgagaaaaagaagaagaagaagggagctgctgcagccatTGAACCTACGAGAAAGGAACCTCTCTCGGCAGCTGACCAGTTTCATCGTGAGGCGCCGAAGGTTGTGGCGAGTgcacccaaacccaccgTCGCAGGAAATGATGTTGGCGATTCTCACGAGACCTTGAATAAACATATCGAGGCATTGCAGCACGGAGTCACCTCTGAATTCAACAAGAGCCTCGGTCGTGAGCTAGAAGGATTATACACTCGGTTTGATGAGGAGCGGCGCAGCTGGGATGCTGCGTTTGCTTCCAAGCAAGACCAAGTTTTGCGCATGGTATCAAGCACACTCTCCGAAAATGTGGAGAAGAACCTTGCGCGTATTGTGACCCAGAGCATCCAGTCCGACGTGGTCCCCGCGCTTGGAGACCTCACTTCTGCCGCTGTGAGCAAGCAATTGAACACTGTATTGTCTCAGCAATCTGGTGGTGTCATTTCCCGTGAACTGCGGCAGTCTCTGCCAGACTCAGTTTCCCGCGCTCTACAGCAACCCGATGTAATGAAAGTTGTGTCGGATGCTGTGAGTCAGAAGTTGAGCACTCACGTAGAGAGCCAGATTTCCAAGACTGTGCATGACACCCTTGCGCCCACCCTGAAGAATGTCGCTCTCCGGGCAGCGGAGAAGGTCGGAAATGACGTGGAGAAGCGTATGCAGTCTCAGATAAAGCAGCATGAAGCTCAACGCCAAGCCGATGCCGCCAAAATCGACCAACTCACTGCCCTGGTTCGCGGCATGTCGGACACTGTTGCGTCCTTGGCCGCTGCGCAGACTGGATTCCAGCAGGAGGTTTTACGCCTGAACCAGATTGTTTCTACGCAGAATGAAACCGGAACCAAACAAATCCCTGTGAATCAACCAGCAGTCGCGCCAGCTCCGTTCAGCGAAGCGCCAAACcctgaagaaagagagattGCAGAAATCACACAGTTGATGCGCGAAAGAAGATATGAAGAAGGCTCAGTGAAGGTATATTCCATGTTCCATGTTCCTTGTTTTATTCATTAATACAACGTTTCTAACTTGCACCAGTGGCTTCAATCTGAGCAGCAGGCAGATCTCTTCGATCGCCTCTTTGTACACATGAACCCGTCCTACTTGAACACGCTTCCTCCCATTGTGGCACTGTCCGTCGGTGTGGCGGTTACGTCCTCTCTGCAGACAAATGCCGTGGAACGTCTCACGTGGCTCGAGGCTGTTCTTCAGACAGTTAATTTGAGGGTAAGCAAACACCGTTCACCGCAGTCCACCTTGTTCAATGCTAACTTCTATTAGGACTCCGATATCCAAGAGGTTGCACCCAAGATCATGGACATTCTGATCGCTCGCCTGGATGGTCTCTACATGACTGTCGCCAAAGAGGCACCCCACAGCGCCATCCTCCGCAGGATCCCCCCGCTCGCTCGTCGGGCTACCGATCTGCGTAATCTCCGTTGTTAAAGGTATCGGAACCAGTAATGATGACATGCATGTTGAATGCGTTCTGCATTTGGATCTCTAATGATG is a window of Aspergillus puulaauensis MK2 DNA, chromosome 4, nearly complete sequence DNA encoding:
- a CDS encoding uncharacterized protein (COG:S;~EggNog:ENOG410PKKU;~InterPro:IPR015943,IPR036322;~go_function: GO:0005515 - protein binding [Evidence IEA]), with amino-acid sequence MSTPSDIQALLASIKPRPSPSNAPAQDPGMAQYPQHYPQHGYRPQPPPYDGQGYAHPHLHQQAYNYPSVSSALQSPSPVNNPPRHPSDILSPNVATPGESFPQHQPQPQNPDRSVNLLNLLKFNQQGAGSPQQAAPAAAEQPVHTHPSAPVPEDASRSHARNISASDLVATLFGRQGQAVTANPGQQADQPAVESPSSAANNPEKPQDMLLRLLNRPRSGQELSDSAVQSPGSIASQNNTFLEPGLGRSTPPTQGAVEQTGFASVRSDNPTPPGNETVFAYVNPFEQLAAVSRNRTPQPNLQDESPVVEISKDEKVNVTTELQPQPAPQTGENARPNPPSLDGHQKEAVTNVVDRLVEQITRDVDESYEKLTQVNGSSEPALQEDSVKTTVMTTETTIHDSNGEAEVVKETTEEVAATTGVKENSNGGGEALADSWESAEDSAEKDEDRVVPVHNFPLRPFISIVVKPYAGKLPALRDDGIMDIARLKKDFDQLDRSLTSATPDYIVYALAKNGGMRIIRQDDGSDKQVLRSTRDRVFNVAVCTSQSAGGSSEDQAVLGIGVSGAVYWVLISREDKDLFEQDALESESLIFPPFPASDENTSGGQLKTRAKRSSQHPGFFAIGRGKNIYVISPQAAASPTYGVSGNNRTVNTEKFFKERALKISTGKAGKDFVFSADDTVIASLDKTGRLRFWDIREVVNNPDASINASEIRIPLSTFVTGSPTEKSWPTSVLFMDKLRPYVKSMALRYVLVGLKQNHTLQLWDIGLGKAVQELKFPHDNESDAICSVAYHAPSGILVVGHPTRNSIYFVHLSAPKYNLQSMSQASFIKRAAEKDNTLPKPESTACLSGIREISFASKGQLRSLDLLPITKAAGEESGLFELYVMHSRGVTCLNMKKEDLGWSQDNRIVRPVNALGEGLIEISDLQSFPTYVADDFSVNGDSTGTPTRVAPKEFVKATPEPTAEDSASASAGPSAQRTQSPTKAAPKKKQVDEPVEAASTGPSEKPEKKKKKKGAAAAIEPTRKEPLSAADQFHREAPKVVASAPKPTVAGNDVGDSHETLNKHIEALQHGVTSEFNKSLGRELEGLYTRFDEERRSWDAAFASKQDQVLRMVSSTLSENVEKNLARIVTQSIQSDVVPALGDLTSAAVSKQLNTVLSQQSGGVISRELRQSLPDSVSRALQQPDVMKVVSDAVSQKLSTHVESQISKTVHDTLAPTLKNVALRAAEKVGNDVEKRMQSQIKQHEAQRQADAAKIDQLTALVRGMSDTVASLAAAQTGFQQEVLRLNQIVSTQNETGTKQIPVNQPAVAPAPFSEAPNPEEREIAEITQLMRERRYEEGSVKWLQSEQQADLFDRLFVHMNPSYLNTLPPIVALSVGVAVTSSLQTNAVERLTWLEAVLQTVNLRDSDIQEVAPKIMDILIARLDGLYMTVAKEAPHSAILRRIPPLARRATDLRNLRC